In Hyphomicrobiales bacterium, the following are encoded in one genomic region:
- a CDS encoding glycosyl transferase family 25, which translates to MKALILNLADQTERMALQRAQMAHFALDFERIEAVTPATLSRPTGDPYWMRWQRPMRDTEKAVLESHQRAWQFVVETGEPHLILEDDALLAEGAAELLASVEKSAAIDHLTLEARGRKKLLGAQLDELPVRRLYQDRTGAAAYVLWPSGAEKLLAHTAHAGALADAAICSAYSLRSYQADPALAIQIDRCEIYGVTAPFVVTSTIDVERKPDRLAGLAWHQRAGFRLRRFAAQLRMGLRQLANAHRASRIAVPVASNWPEFRSPDFR; encoded by the coding sequence ATGAAGGCGCTGATCCTCAATCTGGCGGATCAGACCGAGCGCATGGCGCTGCAGCGCGCGCAGATGGCTCATTTCGCTCTCGACTTCGAGCGTATCGAGGCGGTCACACCGGCGACGCTTTCGCGCCCGACGGGGGATCCCTACTGGATGCGGTGGCAGCGGCCCATGCGGGATACCGAGAAGGCCGTTCTGGAAAGTCATCAGCGCGCCTGGCAATTCGTCGTCGAAACCGGCGAGCCGCATCTGATCCTCGAGGACGATGCGCTGCTGGCGGAAGGTGCGGCGGAACTGCTCGCCTCAGTGGAGAAGAGCGCCGCAATCGACCATCTGACGCTGGAGGCGCGCGGCCGCAAGAAACTGCTCGGCGCTCAGCTGGACGAACTGCCCGTCCGCCGGCTCTATCAGGATCGCACCGGCGCGGCCGCCTATGTGCTGTGGCCGTCGGGCGCGGAAAAGCTTCTCGCCCACACCGCGCATGCCGGCGCGCTTGCCGACGCTGCCATCTGCTCCGCCTATTCCTTGCGCTCCTACCAGGCCGACCCCGCTCTGGCGATCCAGATCGACCGTTGTGAGATCTACGGGGTAACCGCGCCTTTCGTGGTCACCTCGACTATAGACGTAGAACGAAAACCCGACAGGCTCGCCGGCCTGGCCTGGCACCAACGCGCCGGATTCCGTTTGCGCCGGTTCGCCGCGCAACTCAGGATGGGCTTGCGCCAACTCGCAAATGCCCACAGAGCGAGCCGAATTGCGGTGCCGGTTGCCTCGAACTGGCCTGAGTTTCGATCGCCGGACTTTCGGTAG
- a CDS encoding glycosyltransferase: MKALHIHFGKDGGAERFFVNLAKALAERGVEQRFVIRPKRIWKPEIEPLGEIIEDHYRNFSISKYTTRWRVHRMVHEWQPQVIMAWMNRASQLIPADAPAIKLTRLGDYPRALKHYMRNDCMVSNVPGIAETLRELGWTKPIHVISNFPREVEPVAVDRATLDTPEDAFLVVSSGRFVPRKGFDAVMRAVAKIPGAWLWLVGDGQERENLEALARELGIAERVRFTGWVDEPIHYVAAGDVYCMASRHEPLGNVILESWQAGVPTVATRAEGPSWFVEDGRDALMVDIDDVEAMTAAILRLRDDKEFGAAIAKAGAEKLAARFSKKVIVDQYLDLFNGRL; encoded by the coding sequence ATGAAGGCGCTGCATATCCATTTCGGCAAGGATGGCGGGGCGGAACGCTTCTTCGTCAACCTCGCCAAGGCGCTTGCCGAGCGCGGCGTCGAGCAGCGCTTCGTCATCCGCCCGAAGCGAATCTGGAAGCCGGAGATCGAGCCGCTCGGCGAGATCATCGAGGACCACTACCGCAATTTCTCGATCTCGAAATACACCACCCGCTGGCGCGTTCACCGCATGGTGCATGAGTGGCAGCCGCAGGTGATCATGGCTTGGATGAACCGCGCCAGCCAGCTGATCCCGGCCGATGCCCCGGCGATCAAGCTGACCCGGCTCGGCGACTATCCGCGCGCCCTCAAGCACTACATGCGGAACGATTGCATGGTCTCGAACGTGCCGGGCATCGCCGAAACGCTACGCGAGCTTGGCTGGACCAAACCGATCCACGTCATCTCCAACTTCCCGCGCGAGGTCGAGCCAGTAGCGGTCGACCGCGCCACGCTGGATACGCCGGAAGATGCCTTCCTCGTCGTCAGCTCAGGCCGCTTCGTGCCGCGCAAGGGCTTCGACGCGGTGATGCGGGCGGTGGCGAAAATCCCCGGCGCCTGGCTGTGGCTGGTCGGGGACGGACAGGAGCGCGAGAATCTCGAAGCGCTCGCCCGCGAACTCGGCATTGCCGAACGCGTCCGCTTCACCGGCTGGGTCGACGAGCCTATCCACTATGTCGCCGCTGGCGACGTTTATTGCATGGCCTCGCGCCACGAGCCTTTGGGCAATGTCATCCTGGAAAGCTGGCAGGCGGGCGTGCCGACGGTTGCCACCCGCGCCGAAGGGCCGAGCTGGTTCGTCGAGGATGGCCGCGACGCGCTGATGGTCGATATCGACGATGTCGAGGCGATGACCGCGGCGATCCTGCGCCTGCGCGATGACAAGGAGTTCGGCGCCGCGATTGCGAAGGCCGGCGCGGAGAAACTCGCCGCGCGCTTCTCCAAGAAGGTCATCGTCGACCAGTACCTGGACCTGTTCAACGGGCGACTGTGA
- a CDS encoding glycosyl transferase family 25, with amino-acid sequence MWPVYVINLADNTGRMERSAAQLDAQGIAFHRIDGVNGWAMSDDEIARVYDPALNRRKARHPLVRPEIGCYLSHVAAWQAIAEGEAEGGFILEDDFRAEETLAGALRLLSADSGWDMVKLYSLDPDTKLIGERLLGEGFTIGIPYRVPTCLIGYGVTRDAARRLVARALPVVRPVDEEMKFFWETGLRVALVRPQPIAVGDQETATGTIGQSRRRDVPVAGARGKFSQALHGLRYQLGYRLRLHYHRMKEGNR; translated from the coding sequence ATGTGGCCTGTCTACGTCATCAATCTCGCCGACAATACCGGCCGTATGGAGCGCAGCGCCGCGCAGCTCGACGCGCAAGGCATCGCGTTCCACCGCATCGATGGCGTCAACGGCTGGGCGATGAGCGATGACGAGATCGCCCGTGTCTACGATCCCGCGCTGAACCGCAGGAAGGCGCGCCATCCTCTCGTCCGTCCCGAGATCGGCTGCTATCTGAGCCACGTCGCGGCCTGGCAGGCGATTGCCGAGGGCGAGGCAGAGGGCGGCTTCATCCTCGAAGATGATTTCCGCGCCGAGGAAACGCTCGCTGGCGCGCTGCGCCTTTTGTCCGCCGACAGCGGCTGGGACATGGTCAAGCTCTACTCGCTCGACCCCGACACCAAGCTGATCGGTGAGCGGTTGCTTGGCGAGGGGTTCACCATCGGCATTCCCTACCGCGTGCCGACCTGCCTGATCGGTTATGGCGTGACCCGCGACGCTGCCCGTCGGCTGGTTGCCCGCGCGCTGCCCGTGGTGCGCCCGGTCGATGAGGAAATGAAGTTCTTCTGGGAGACGGGCCTGCGCGTCGCGCTCGTCCGGCCGCAGCCGATTGCCGTCGGCGATCAGGAAACCGCGACCGGCACCATCGGCCAGTCGCGCCGCCGCGATGTGCCCGTCGCCGGCGCGCGCGGCAAGTTCTCTCAGGCGCTGCACGGGCTGCGCTACCAGCTCGGCTACCGGCTGAGGCTGCACTATCACCGCATGAAGGAAGGCAATCGATGA
- a CDS encoding FkbM family methyltransferase, whose product MNKAAVLLKRLFDVGTVRVGDVKLHSSRRDVPKGVQKALFNGKYERFEREMVVAHVKPGDRVLEIGVGVGLITLTAASKVGADHIWSYEANPALEPLIRRNFALNGLHPDLTMKAVTADGRDLVFYQDKKVLSSSIFDRKLEGGEVTVKSVAIQTLIERHDPNVLILDVEGAELEILPAADLSHVDRIIVEMHPHVIGADKVEGLLADLAAQGFKLIEKQSITYYLAR is encoded by the coding sequence TTGAACAAGGCTGCGGTTCTGCTGAAAAGACTGTTCGACGTCGGCACCGTCAGGGTCGGCGACGTGAAGCTTCATTCGTCGCGGCGCGACGTGCCGAAGGGCGTCCAGAAGGCGCTGTTCAACGGCAAGTATGAGCGCTTTGAGCGCGAGATGGTCGTCGCCCATGTAAAGCCCGGCGATCGGGTGCTGGAAATCGGCGTCGGCGTTGGCCTGATCACCCTGACGGCGGCCAGCAAGGTTGGCGCCGACCATATCTGGTCCTACGAGGCCAACCCGGCGCTTGAGCCACTTATCCGGCGCAATTTCGCGCTGAACGGCCTGCACCCGGATCTGACCATGAAGGCGGTCACCGCCGATGGCCGCGATCTGGTCTTTTATCAGGACAAGAAGGTGCTCTCCTCGTCGATCTTCGACCGCAAGCTCGAGGGTGGCGAGGTGACGGTCAAGAGCGTAGCGATCCAGACGCTGATCGAGCGCCACGATCCGAACGTGCTGATCCTCGATGTCGAGGGCGCGGAGCTGGAAATCCTGCCCGCCGCCGACCTGTCGCATGTCGACCGCATCATCGTCGAAATGCACCCGCATGTGATCGGCGCTGACAAGGTCGAGGGGTTGCTCGCCGATCTCGCCGCGCAGGGCTTCAAGCTGATCGAGAAGCAGTCGATCACCTATTATCTGGCGCGCTGA
- a CDS encoding glycosyl transferase family 1 produces MTLHPDQIEAVAPNLKRRLSGVTSTIVRLVPLMAKGRGVVATGPGLPDNVPQISLWRAATLPRDRWCVWHARRNTEMLLGLVFRYLLGRKYRLLFTSASQRKHTGYTKWLIARMDAVIATSSRTASYLERPPTVILHGIDTDTFAPPSDRAALRNKLGLPDGLLVGCYGRIRHQKGTDAFVDAMIEVLKTEPGATGIVMGRATEKHLAFERELKEKVAAFGLAERILFKPEVPVERMAAWYQVLDLFVAPQRWEGFGLTPIEAMACGVPVVATRVGAFEELVVEGETGHLVDPGDIPAMAAAMTDLLGDAAKRAEMAKAARADMLARFRLEREADDILAVYDRLLAIG; encoded by the coding sequence ATGACCCTGCATCCCGACCAGATCGAAGCGGTGGCGCCGAACCTGAAGCGGCGGCTGTCCGGGGTGACCTCGACTATCGTGCGCCTCGTGCCTTTGATGGCGAAAGGTCGCGGCGTCGTCGCGACAGGTCCGGGCCTGCCCGATAACGTGCCGCAGATCTCGCTCTGGCGGGCGGCGACACTGCCGCGCGACCGCTGGTGCGTCTGGCATGCCCGGCGCAACACCGAGATGCTGCTCGGCCTCGTCTTCCGTTATCTGCTCGGCCGCAAATACCGCCTGCTGTTCACCTCGGCGAGCCAGCGCAAACACACCGGCTACACGAAATGGCTGATCGCGCGGATGGACGCGGTGATTGCCACCTCCTCGCGCACCGCGTCTTACCTGGAGCGCCCGCCGACCGTCATCTTGCACGGCATCGATACCGACACTTTCGCGCCGCCATCCGACCGCGCCGCGCTGCGCAACAAACTGGGCCTGCCGGACGGGCTGCTCGTCGGTTGCTACGGCCGCATCCGCCACCAGAAGGGCACCGACGCCTTTGTCGACGCGATGATCGAGGTGCTGAAGACCGAGCCCGGCGCAACCGGCATCGTCATGGGCCGCGCGACGGAAAAACACCTCGCCTTCGAGCGCGAGCTGAAGGAAAAGGTCGCCGCGTTCGGCTTGGCGGAGCGCATCCTGTTCAAGCCCGAAGTGCCGGTCGAGCGTATGGCCGCGTGGTATCAGGTGCTCGATCTGTTTGTCGCGCCGCAGCGCTGGGAGGGCTTTGGCCTCACCCCGATCGAGGCGATGGCCTGTGGCGTACCTGTCGTCGCGACCCGCGTCGGCGCCTTCGAAGAACTGGTCGTCGAGGGGGAAACCGGCCATCTGGTCGATCCGGGCGATATCCCGGCGATGGCCGCCGCGATGACGGACCTGCTCGGCGATGCGGCAAAGCGCGCCGAAATGGCAAAAGCGGCCCGCGCCGACATGCTCGCGCGCTTCCGGCTCGAGCGCGAGGCCGACGATATTCTCGCCGTCTACGATCGGCTGCTGGCCATCGGTTGA
- a CDS encoding GSCFA family protein, which yields MVGSNPYSGLPKDRFWRSAVSDVSPFDIDGIYNPKFKILKEMRITAAGSCFAQHIARQFKRRGYMFNDVEPAPPFLTPSLAQSYGFDLYSARHGNIYSVRQLLQMYKRAFGRFSPKESVWMSKGRFFDPFRPSIEPDGFASEKELRDDVKYHLNAVATLLQQTDLFVFTFGLTEGWECIADGAVFPSCPGVIAGEFDADKHRFHNFSFEENLKDAEEFIAFATSMNPGIKFLFTVSPVPLTATASGEHVLPATIYSKSVLRAVCGELQRKYANVDYFPSYELVSAYPFRGMFYNPNMRSVNDRGVNHVMEIFFSSHEEKGEEKPRGRARRPNAKRLALAAKSKKADDVMCDDEILEVFG from the coding sequence ATGGTTGGATCCAATCCGTATTCGGGACTTCCGAAAGACCGATTTTGGCGCTCAGCCGTGTCGGATGTGTCCCCGTTCGATATCGACGGCATCTACAATCCGAAATTCAAAATATTGAAGGAAATGCGGATCACGGCTGCGGGCAGCTGTTTTGCGCAGCACATCGCCCGCCAGTTCAAACGACGCGGATACATGTTCAACGATGTGGAACCGGCGCCGCCCTTTCTGACGCCCAGTCTCGCGCAGAGCTACGGGTTCGATCTCTACAGCGCCCGGCACGGCAACATCTATTCGGTCCGCCAGCTCCTGCAGATGTACAAACGGGCTTTCGGTCGTTTTTCGCCGAAAGAGTCCGTCTGGATGTCAAAGGGGAGGTTTTTCGATCCCTTTCGCCCGTCCATCGAACCCGACGGTTTCGCTAGCGAAAAAGAGCTGCGCGATGATGTGAAGTACCATCTCAACGCCGTCGCGACGCTGTTGCAGCAGACCGATCTGTTCGTTTTCACCTTCGGATTGACGGAAGGGTGGGAGTGCATCGCCGACGGTGCTGTTTTCCCCTCATGCCCCGGTGTCATTGCCGGCGAATTCGATGCCGACAAACATCGTTTTCACAATTTCAGTTTCGAGGAAAACCTCAAGGACGCTGAAGAGTTCATAGCATTTGCGACCTCTATGAACCCCGGTATCAAATTTCTCTTCACCGTATCGCCGGTGCCGCTCACCGCGACGGCCTCCGGCGAGCACGTTTTGCCGGCCACGATCTATTCGAAATCGGTGCTGCGCGCTGTTTGCGGCGAACTGCAACGCAAATATGCCAACGTTGATTACTTCCCGTCCTACGAATTGGTGTCGGCCTATCCGTTCAGGGGCATGTTCTACAATCCGAACATGCGTTCGGTGAACGACCGTGGCGTGAACCACGTCATGGAGATTTTCTTCTCGTCGCACGAAGAAAAGGGTGAGGAGAAGCCGCGCGGGAGGGCGAGGCGGCCGAACGCGAAGCGCCTGGCTTTGGCGGCCAAAAGCAAGAAAGCCGACGACGTCATGTGTGACGATGAGATCCTGGAGGTCTTCGGATGA
- a CDS encoding cytochrome B, which translates to MASPAGYSRTQIILHWLVAIMIAAQFVFHDAISAAWHAFVSSAAVPFNPLVAAHVFGGIAIGAFMLWRFVLRFRRGVPALPQEETPALKWLAHAVHWAFYAVVLLLVVSGGAAWFGGVGAAASAHGVLKTLLLALVGLHVGGAFVHWLVLKTDVLMRMFKPAT; encoded by the coding sequence ATGGCATCTCCCGCCGGTTATTCCCGCACCCAGATCATTCTCCACTGGCTCGTGGCGATCATGATCGCCGCCCAGTTCGTTTTCCATGACGCCATCTCCGCTGCCTGGCATGCATTCGTGTCCAGCGCTGCGGTCCCGTTCAATCCGCTGGTCGCCGCCCACGTCTTTGGCGGCATCGCGATCGGCGCCTTCATGCTGTGGCGTTTCGTGCTGCGCTTCCGGCGCGGTGTCCCCGCTCTCCCGCAGGAAGAAACCCCGGCGTTGAAATGGCTCGCCCATGCGGTCCACTGGGCTTTCTATGCGGTCGTTCTTCTCCTCGTCGTCTCCGGCGGTGCTGCCTGGTTCGGTGGTGTGGGGGCGGCAGCCTCGGCCCATGGCGTGCTCAAGACCCTGCTGCTGGCCCTCGTTGGCCTGCATGTCGGCGGCGCGTTCGTCCATTGGCTGGTGCTCAAGACCGACGTTCTGATGCGCATGTTCAAGCCGGCCACGTAG
- a CDS encoding calcium-binding protein, whose protein sequence is MKRTTIAALSLATVTVVGTALAVPAVAGGWWKGDCGPRGGWSQQGQYGGPGMWQGGPRGMKGQYMRGHGRGFGPGGMRGPMNNPIFQTFDENKDGTVSPDEVTKGVAALQAKYDTDKSGGLSQTEFEALHAEMTRKMAERPFRMLDADGDGQVSADEMRIAGQMMSRFAQMRKGYWQAPQPAPQQAPNN, encoded by the coding sequence ATGAAACGCACAACGATTGCAGCCCTCAGCCTGGCCACCGTGACCGTGGTCGGTACCGCTCTCGCAGTTCCGGCGGTCGCCGGCGGCTGGTGGAAGGGCGATTGCGGCCCGCGCGGCGGCTGGAGCCAGCAGGGCCAGTATGGCGGTCCCGGCATGTGGCAGGGCGGCCCGCGCGGCATGAAGGGTCAGTACATGCGCGGTCACGGCCGTGGTTTCGGCCCGGGCGGCATGCGCGGTCCGATGAACAACCCGATCTTCCAGACCTTCGACGAAAACAAGGACGGTACCGTCTCGCCGGACGAAGTCACGAAGGGCGTCGCGGCCCTGCAGGCCAAATACGATACCGACAAGAGCGGCGGTCTTTCGCAGACCGAGTTCGAGGCGCTGCACGCCGAGATGACCAGAAAGATGGCCGAGCGTCCGTTCCGCATGCTCGACGCCGATGGCGACGGTCAGGTCTCCGCCGACGAGATGCGCATTGCCGGCCAGATGATGTCCCGCTTCGCGCAGATGCGGAAGGGTTACTGGCAGGCTCCGCAGCCGGCACCCCAGCAGGCCCCGAACAACTAA
- a CDS encoding DNA-binding response regulator, protein MSEQTHTPHILVVDDHREIRDAVSRYLEKNGLRATTARDAKEMDACLKAGRYDLIVLDVMMPGEDGLSVARRLSDKGGPPILMLSALGEETDRVVGLEIGADDYLAKPFSPRELLARIKSILRRLEKAEPFAGELTGQRYEFAGWVLDTDRRILMRGGDEEEVRLTTAEFKLLVVFLERPRVVLSREQLLDLTSGRSATVFDRTIDNQVSRLRRKIEANPAQPEIITTVRAGGYSLVADVRSLS, encoded by the coding sequence ATGAGCGAACAGACCCATACCCCGCATATCCTTGTCGTCGACGACCATCGCGAGATCCGCGATGCGGTTTCGCGTTATCTGGAAAAGAACGGCTTGCGCGCGACGACAGCGCGCGACGCGAAGGAAATGGACGCCTGCCTGAAGGCGGGGCGCTACGACCTCATCGTGCTCGACGTGATGATGCCGGGCGAGGACGGCCTGTCGGTCGCGCGGCGGCTGTCGGACAAGGGCGGCCCGCCGATCCTGATGCTGAGCGCGCTCGGCGAGGAAACCGACCGGGTCGTCGGGCTGGAAATCGGTGCCGACGACTATCTCGCCAAGCCGTTCAGCCCGCGCGAGCTGCTCGCCCGCATCAAGTCGATCCTGCGCCGGCTGGAAAAGGCGGAACCCTTCGCCGGTGAGCTGACCGGGCAGCGCTATGAATTCGCCGGCTGGGTGCTCGACACCGACCGGCGGATCCTCATGCGCGGCGGCGACGAGGAAGAGGTCCGGCTGACGACGGCGGAGTTCAAGCTGCTTGTGGTGTTCCTCGAGCGACCGCGGGTGGTGCTGTCGCGCGAACAGCTTCTCGATCTGACGAGCGGGCGCAGCGCCACCGTGTTCGACCGGACCATCGACAATCAGGTCAGCCGGCTGAGGCGCAAGATCGAAGCCAATCCGGCACAGCCTGAAATAATCACCACGGTGCGGGCGGGCGGCTATTCGCTGGTCGCCGATGTGCGGAGCCTGTCATGA
- a CDS encoding two-component sensor histidine kinase: protein MMRLVPRSLLGQLVLLILFALVAAQVVSFWLLTDERSNAVRRALVFEAADRVASVARLLDGAEGDTRTTILDAATSPSARFSLDKEASIPASEGSSEEIVARLGALLPEEQRKDLRARLEPVPLPWRERGWRWRNSERHGKDRFGERHRGDERRGPPPWARNRMAAPGVPPMHLRVAVLLSGGEWLNMEMRLRRPDFQRPSMFFTTLLLTVGGLIIALWFGLRRITGPLQRLSVAADHLGRGEEIPPLPTTGPREVQALSKAFSDMQERLTRMLSDRTRMLAALGHDLRSPITALRLRAEMVDDEETHTRMVTILDEMQEMVESTLAYARGISEDEATETVDLTALVTELAAEVSETGPEIAAEPPLPALSTRLRRTSIRRALRNVLENAQRYGGGASVHVLNEGAQARIVVADNGPGIAPDALERVFDPFVRLEESRSRDTGGTGLGLSIARTILRAHGGDITLANRAEGGLEAVITLPLAGDDA from the coding sequence ATGATGCGCCTCGTTCCGCGCAGCCTGCTCGGCCAGCTCGTGCTGTTGATCCTCTTTGCCCTCGTCGCCGCGCAGGTGGTCAGCTTCTGGCTGCTGACCGACGAGCGAAGCAACGCGGTGCGGCGCGCGCTTGTCTTCGAGGCAGCCGACCGGGTTGCGAGCGTCGCGCGTCTGCTCGACGGCGCCGAGGGCGACACCCGTACCACCATCCTAGACGCCGCGACCTCGCCGTCGGCCCGCTTCTCGCTCGACAAAGAGGCGTCAATTCCCGCGTCCGAGGGCTCGTCAGAGGAAATCGTCGCCCGGCTCGGAGCCTTGCTGCCGGAAGAACAGCGCAAGGATCTGCGGGCGCGGCTGGAACCCGTTCCGCTGCCCTGGCGCGAACGGGGATGGCGGTGGCGCAACTCAGAGCGTCACGGCAAAGATCGCTTCGGCGAGCGGCACCGCGGCGACGAGCGACGGGGGCCACCGCCGTGGGCTCGCAACCGCATGGCGGCGCCCGGCGTTCCCCCGATGCATCTGCGCGTCGCCGTGCTGCTTTCCGGCGGCGAATGGCTGAACATGGAAATGCGGCTTCGCCGGCCTGACTTCCAGCGGCCATCGATGTTCTTCACCACGCTGCTCCTGACGGTCGGCGGGCTGATCATTGCGCTCTGGTTCGGGCTGCGCCGCATAACCGGACCGTTGCAGCGGCTCTCGGTTGCCGCCGACCACCTTGGCCGCGGCGAAGAAATTCCTCCCCTGCCGACGACGGGGCCGCGCGAGGTGCAGGCGCTTTCCAAGGCCTTTTCCGACATGCAGGAGCGCCTCACGCGCATGCTCTCCGACCGCACACGGATGCTCGCCGCGCTCGGCCACGATCTGCGCTCGCCGATCACCGCGCTGCGCCTGCGCGCCGAGATGGTCGACGACGAGGAGACCCACACCCGCATGGTGACGATCCTCGACGAGATGCAGGAAATGGTCGAATCCACCCTCGCCTATGCGCGCGGCATTTCTGAGGACGAGGCGACGGAAACCGTCGATCTAACGGCGCTGGTCACCGAGCTTGCCGCCGAAGTCTCCGAAACGGGCCCCGAGATCGCAGCCGAGCCGCCCCTGCCTGCACTTTCGACGCGTCTGCGCCGCACCTCGATCCGCCGTGCCCTGCGCAACGTGTTAGAAAACGCCCAGCGCTATGGCGGCGGCGCCTCTGTCCACGTCTTAAATGAGGGCGCGCAGGCGCGCATCGTCGTTGCCGACAATGGCCCCGGCATAGCGCCGGACGCCCTTGAGCGCGTCTTCGATCCGTTCGTACGGCTGGAGGAATCCCGCTCGCGCGACACCGGCGGCACCGGCCTGGGGCTTTCGATCGCCCGCACCATCCTGCGCGCCCATGGCGGCGACATCACGCTCGCCAACCGGGCGGAAGGCGGGCTTGAGGCGGTCATCACCCTGCCGCTCGCGGGGGATGATGCCTAG